In the Candidatus Brocadiia bacterium genome, one interval contains:
- the metG gene encoding methionine--tRNA ligase — protein sequence MSNKKFYITTPIYYLNAEPHIGTAYTTIAADVMARYRRMCGDDVFFLTGTDEHGQKIARAAQQTGLSPKEFTDRLAPKFKEAWKRLNLSYDFFIRTTDPAHESAVKALFQKIHQNGDIYKGKYSGWYCSPCERYISLKESPDKKCPVCQREGEYFEEENYFFKLSKYQGKLLEHLKNNPQFIEPSYRYNEIFNRVESGMEDVSVSRAELEWGIPLPNDPSQVIWVWFDALINYISALGYPNEQGKYREFWPADVHLIAKDILWFHSVIWPCLLMSAGLPLPKKVFAHGWWTMNRDKISKSKGNVIYPADVIAKVGIDGLRYFLMKEIPFGLDGDFSYPALYSRYNNELGNDLGNLLLRTLTMLEKYFDGKIPTKSDPKFTARVGSCGVHKHGDVLKAEMVMEHLDRLEFHLALEEIWSIIRESNKFIDVAKPWTMAKNKSPELPQVMYTLAETIRIVAVLIAPFMPDTAKSIILQLGLAGAVPKMPQDLQWGGLSEGLKTSKGVALFPRIEDAGEAIV from the coding sequence ATGTCAAATAAGAAATTTTACATTACCACTCCGATATATTACTTGAATGCCGAGCCGCACATAGGCACGGCATATACTACCATTGCGGCAGACGTGATGGCCCGATACAGGCGTATGTGCGGGGACGATGTGTTTTTTCTGACCGGTACAGATGAGCATGGACAGAAGATAGCCCGGGCGGCCCAGCAGACCGGTTTGAGTCCAAAAGAATTTACCGATAGATTAGCGCCTAAATTCAAGGAGGCCTGGAAGAGGCTTAACCTTTCATACGACTTTTTTATCCGGACGACTGACCCGGCGCATGAGAGTGCGGTTAAGGCTTTGTTTCAGAAGATACACCAGAACGGTGATATCTATAAGGGCAAATATTCCGGCTGGTATTGCTCACCGTGCGAAAGATATATTTCTCTGAAGGAATCTCCGGACAAGAAATGCCCGGTTTGCCAGCGCGAAGGCGAATACTTTGAAGAGGAGAACTATTTCTTCAAACTCAGCAAATATCAGGGCAAACTGCTTGAGCACTTGAAGAATAATCCCCAGTTTATCGAGCCATCGTACCGGTATAACGAGATATTCAACAGGGTAGAATCAGGCATGGAGGACGTCAGCGTCAGCCGGGCGGAGTTGGAATGGGGTATCCCGTTGCCTAATGACCCGTCGCAGGTTATTTGGGTCTGGTTTGACGCTTTGATAAACTACATTTCGGCATTGGGTTATCCAAACGAGCAGGGTAAGTATCGGGAATTTTGGCCGGCTGATGTTCATCTTATTGCCAAAGATATCCTGTGGTTTCATTCGGTGATATGGCCATGCCTGCTGATGTCAGCCGGATTACCGCTTCCTAAAAAGGTTTTTGCTCACGGATGGTGGACCATGAACCGCGACAAGATTTCCAAGTCAAAAGGCAACGTGATTTATCCGGCGGATGTGATTGCCAAGGTGGGCATTGATGGTTTACGGTATTTTTTAATGAAAGAGATTCCTTTCGGGCTGGACGGTGATTTTTCATATCCGGCGCTTTACAGCCGGTATAATAATGAACTCGGGAATGATCTGGGTAATCTGCTTCTTAGGACGCTGACCATGCTGGAAAAATACTTTGACGGCAAGATTCCCACCAAATCAGACCCTAAATTCACGGCCAGGGTTGGTTCCTGCGGCGTGCACAAACACGGTGATGTGCTCAAGGCGGAAATGGTCATGGAGCATCTGGACAGGTTAGAATTTCACCTGGCGTTGGAAGAGATATGGTCCATAATCAGGGAAAGCAATAAATTTATAGATGTGGCCAAGCCGTGGACGATGGCTAAAAATAAATCTCCGGAATTACCGCAGGTAATGTATACGCTTGCCGAAACTATCAGGATTGTCGCAGTTTTGATAGCGCCGTTTATGCCGGATACGGCTAAGTCAATCATTCTGCAGCTGGGTCTGGCCGGTGCGGTACCCAAGATGCCTCAGGATTTACAGTGGGGCGGTTTATCGGAAGGCCTGAAGACCAGTAAGGGCGTGGCGTTATTCCCGCGGATTGAAGATGCCGGCGAAGCCATTGTTTAA
- the ricT gene encoding regulatory iron-sulfur-containing complex subunit RicT, translating into MWLITIRYGAEQLISNFNGNVPGLKLGDKCVIRTDRGTEIGTVMSQPELVQPLQSAGIPNQQAQPAVNSAAPSQPSPAPQSTQIRMGEILRKLSVQDLEELKKIEKEKKPAALKFCAEKAKAFNLPINIVYVEYLLGGEKIVFYFMAEGRIDFRELVKELAKEYRTRIEMHQVGVRDEARLLGDVGHCGHELCCKTCVKELEPVTMRMAKTQKTTLDPTKISGYCGRLMCCLRFEDAFYNELKTQLPRKGAVVRTPKGTGEIINVDLLSQSVLVEIANGDKIKVTADEILEIMKQPTLKVQEKEPGKNDTNVK; encoded by the coding sequence ATGTGGTTAATAACGATTCGTTATGGCGCGGAACAGCTGATTTCTAATTTTAACGGGAATGTCCCGGGACTGAAGCTGGGCGACAAGTGTGTTATCAGGACCGACCGGGGTACTGAAATCGGCACGGTCATGTCCCAGCCGGAGCTGGTGCAGCCGCTCCAGTCGGCAGGCATTCCAAATCAGCAGGCGCAACCGGCAGTAAATTCGGCCGCTCCGTCACAACCTTCGCCGGCGCCTCAGTCGACACAGATCCGGATGGGTGAGATTTTGCGCAAGCTGTCGGTACAGGATTTAGAAGAGCTTAAGAAGATAGAGAAGGAAAAAAAACCGGCCGCATTAAAGTTTTGCGCCGAAAAAGCCAAGGCATTTAACCTGCCTATAAATATTGTTTATGTAGAATACCTGCTGGGCGGGGAGAAGATAGTATTCTATTTTATGGCCGAAGGCCGTATTGATTTTAGGGAACTTGTCAAGGAACTGGCCAAGGAATACCGCACGCGGATTGAGATGCACCAGGTCGGCGTGCGTGATGAGGCGCGTCTGCTGGGTGATGTCGGTCATTGCGGGCATGAACTTTGTTGCAAGACTTGTGTTAAGGAACTTGAGCCCGTGACTATGAGGATGGCTAAAACCCAGAAGACGACGCTGGATCCGACCAAGATTTCAGGTTATTGTGGTCGTTTGATGTGTTGCCTGCGATTCGAGGACGCTTTCTATAACGAGCTTAAAACCCAGTTGCCCAGAAAAGGCGCTGTTGTCAGGACCCCCAAAGGAACGGGAGAGATAATCAACGTAGACTTGCTCAGTCAATCCGTTCTTGTTGAGATTGCTAACGGCGATAAAATAAAGGTTACAGCTGATGAGATACTTGAGATTATGAAGCAGCCGACCCTTAAGGTTCAGGAAAAAGAACCCGGGAAGAACGATACCAATGTCAAATAA
- a CDS encoding Minf_1886 family protein — protein sequence MEDKSEELASILKKDARYAREAYAFVYEALEYTIKRIGERRHVTGQELLEGIRDYALEQFGPMGKTVFYTWGVRTSEDFGEIVFNLVENGLLGKTEKDSREDFKNGFDFEKVFTANKI from the coding sequence ATGGAAGACAAATCTGAAGAACTGGCCTCAATTCTGAAAAAGGACGCCCGCTATGCTCGAGAGGCATATGCTTTTGTCTATGAGGCGTTAGAATACACCATAAAACGCATCGGCGAACGCCGGCATGTGACCGGCCAGGAATTACTGGAAGGTATACGTGATTATGCGTTGGAGCAATTCGGCCCGATGGGCAAGACCGTTTTTTACACCTGGGGTGTTCGCACATCAGAGGATTTCGGTGAGATAGTATTTAACTTGGTCGAAAACGGGCTGCTGGGTAAAACCGAGAAGGATTCTCGGGAAGATTTTAAGAACGGGTTCGATTTCGAAAAAGTATTTACTGCTAATAAAATATAG
- the menC gene encoding o-succinylbenzoate synthase — translation MKLACIELYRLRMPLVHHFQTSFSKVNYQESIIIRLVSSGGAEGYGEIPASAWPYYCYETVRTAWYIINDFLIPIIRQNNPSDAKTLVSKFRQVRGHPMAKAGMEMAMLDLKASLEHKPLHEIYGGTRKFIPAGISLGIESKPDLLIRRINDSINKGYQRIKIKIQPGWDVNIVKSVRKHFPKLNLWVDANGAYNLKNIKILKTLDRFNLTMIEQPLSYDDIIEHSRLQAQLKTPLCLDESIKTLSDVRIAIKLKSCRVVNIKQARVGGPSNARALHDFLYGHNIPVWCGGLLETGVGRLHNIALASLPGFVLPADISESRRYYQEDIIDPPVVLEKKGLIKVPDSIGLGAQVIKSRLNKYVVNKLTKKL, via the coding sequence ATGAAACTGGCTTGCATAGAATTATACCGCTTAAGGATGCCGTTGGTACATCATTTCCAAACCAGCTTCAGCAAGGTAAATTACCAAGAATCCATAATTATCAGGCTGGTATCCTCAGGCGGAGCTGAAGGGTACGGCGAAATACCGGCGTCGGCCTGGCCATACTACTGTTATGAAACCGTCCGGACCGCCTGGTATATAATAAATGATTTCCTCATCCCCATTATCCGCCAAAATAATCCGAGCGATGCAAAAACGCTGGTGTCAAAATTCCGACAGGTGCGCGGGCATCCAATGGCCAAAGCCGGTATGGAAATGGCCATGCTGGACCTGAAGGCATCGCTGGAACATAAACCGCTTCATGAAATATACGGCGGCACCAGGAAATTCATCCCGGCCGGCATCAGCCTGGGCATAGAAAGCAAGCCTGATTTATTAATCCGGCGGATTAACGATTCCATCAACAAAGGATACCAACGCATCAAGATAAAAATCCAGCCCGGATGGGATGTTAATATCGTAAAATCTGTGAGAAAACACTTCCCTAAACTAAACTTATGGGTTGATGCCAACGGCGCATATAACCTCAAGAATATAAAAATCCTTAAAACCCTGGACAGGTTTAACCTGACCATGATTGAACAACCTCTTTCCTACGATGATATTATTGAGCACAGCCGATTACAAGCTCAGCTGAAAACACCGCTATGCCTTGATGAGAGCATCAAAACCCTCAGTGATGTCCGTATTGCCATAAAACTTAAGAGTTGCCGCGTGGTTAACATCAAACAGGCTCGCGTGGGCGGGCCATCCAATGCCCGGGCACTCCATGATTTTTTATACGGCCATAATATCCCGGTCTGGTGCGGCGGCCTTCTGGAAACCGGCGTGGGACGTCTACATAACATCGCCCTAGCCAGCCTGCCCGGATTTGTCCTGCCTGCGGATATTTCCGAAAGCCGAAGATATTACCAAGAAGATATCATCGATCCGCCGGTAGTCCTGGAGAAAAAAGGATTGATAAAGGTACCAGATAGCATCGGGCTGGGCGCTCAGGTTATAAAATCTCGCCTGAATAAATACGTGGTGAACAAACTGACTAAAAAGCTCTAA
- a CDS encoding serine/threonine-protein kinase produces MEDAIINKVVGGCRLIVKVGAGGMGTVYKAHHLGLNKTVAVKILPPSFAREPERVKRFVREARAAAQLEHSNIVQILNVGKAPAEQAGEPEIYFIIMQFAQGETMAKILRGCGKLPVLEATRIIRDMAKALGVAHHKGIIHRDVKPENIMVNYDGEVKLMDFGLARVLDVASHLSQPGDILGTPHYLAPEQAQSMSVDGRADIYSLGVTYYYALTGQRPFEGDTPVAVIMQHINKQHVDPRKLAPELPEEVCLIINKMMAKNPDKRYQNCNELMSDLDMIIGSGIATDNSFSSKTLLAASDIDKPAPKNKSRGMVWYMVGAAITAVIIGLMLAYMETRKGINPKGKGLTELSTVTVKPKEPAMEIDQTKEALDKRVSEFCGILIDRRYDDAIPYFNPIIFDGLKKALRARLSEDALKQRLKKLLQLQFTWAEVQGVKLVGFKQDKSVIMPKDWHPGIKEMMPGNTRWAEVNIILLIKSDQANAVQQAPQKQLWVLVNDIWYLHPTKGEIGKADESDDK; encoded by the coding sequence ATGGAAGATGCTATCATTAATAAGGTCGTCGGCGGCTGCCGGCTGATTGTCAAGGTCGGGGCCGGCGGTATGGGCACGGTTTATAAAGCTCATCATCTGGGACTTAATAAAACAGTAGCGGTTAAAATACTTCCGCCTTCGTTTGCCCGCGAACCGGAACGGGTAAAGCGCTTTGTCCGCGAAGCCCGGGCCGCGGCCCAGCTGGAGCATTCCAATATTGTTCAGATACTCAATGTCGGAAAAGCCCCGGCCGAACAGGCCGGCGAGCCAGAGATATATTTCATCATCATGCAATTTGCCCAGGGCGAGACTATGGCTAAAATACTTCGCGGCTGCGGTAAATTGCCTGTACTTGAGGCAACCAGGATTATTCGTGATATGGCCAAGGCTTTGGGGGTTGCTCACCATAAAGGTATAATACATCGGGATGTCAAGCCGGAAAATATCATGGTTAATTATGACGGCGAGGTTAAGCTTATGGATTTCGGCTTGGCCCGGGTTTTGGACGTGGCCAGCCACCTTTCCCAGCCGGGCGACATCCTGGGGACACCGCATTATTTGGCGCCCGAACAGGCTCAGAGCATGTCAGTTGACGGCCGGGCGGATATATACTCTTTGGGCGTTACATATTATTATGCACTAACAGGGCAGAGGCCTTTTGAAGGTGATACCCCGGTGGCGGTTATAATGCAGCACATCAATAAACAGCACGTTGACCCGCGTAAGCTGGCTCCGGAATTGCCCGAAGAGGTTTGTCTGATTATAAATAAAATGATGGCTAAAAACCCTGATAAGCGTTACCAGAATTGTAATGAACTGATGTCAGATCTTGATATGATTATTGGCTCGGGGATCGCGACGGATAACAGTTTTTCGAGCAAGACTTTATTGGCGGCTTCTGATATCGATAAACCCGCACCGAAAAATAAATCGCGTGGTATGGTTTGGTATATGGTCGGAGCCGCAATTACGGCTGTTATCATTGGATTAATGCTGGCTTACATGGAAACGCGCAAGGGCATTAATCCAAAAGGGAAAGGTTTAACCGAGTTATCGACTGTTACCGTAAAACCCAAAGAACCGGCTATGGAAATTGACCAAACGAAGGAAGCTCTTGATAAACGCGTGTCGGAATTCTGCGGTATTTTGATAGATCGGCGTTATGATGATGCAATTCCGTATTTTAATCCCATTATATTTGACGGACTAAAAAAGGCCTTGAGGGCGCGATTATCCGAAGACGCCTTAAAACAGCGTTTAAAGAAGTTGCTCCAACTCCAATTTACCTGGGCCGAAGTGCAGGGGGTAAAACTGGTGGGGTTTAAACAAGATAAGTCTGTTATTATGCCCAAAGACTGGCACCCGGGGATAAAAGAAATGATGCCGGGAAATACCCGATGGGCCGAAGTCAATATTATACTTTTAATTAAATCGGATCAGGCTAATGCCGTACAACAGGCACCTCAAAAGCAATTATGGGTTTTGGTAAATGATATTTGGTATCTCCATCCAACCAAGGGTGAGATCGGTAAAGCAGATGAGTCTGACGATAAATAA